The Pseudomonas azadiae genome contains a region encoding:
- the madM gene encoding malonate transporter subunit MadM produces the protein MYESMMKVITGYGLISGFAVIGLTMWVSYWISDTFTKGRLHGSAIAILLGLVLSYVGGAFTGGSKGVVDIPLLSGIGLLGGAMLRDFAIVATAFGVSVDELKRAGYVGVLALFVGVGSSFIAGVGVAMAFGYTDAVSLTTIGAGAVTYIVGPVTGAAIGASSEVMALSIAAGLIKAILVMVMTPFVAPLIGLNNPRSAVIFGGLMGTSSGVAGGLAATDPKLVPYGCLTAAFYTALGCLLGPSLLFLIMRGLVG, from the coding sequence ATGTATGAATCGATGATGAAAGTGATCACCGGCTACGGCCTGATCAGTGGTTTTGCCGTGATCGGCCTGACCATGTGGGTGTCCTATTGGATATCCGACACCTTTACCAAAGGCCGGCTGCACGGCTCGGCTATCGCTATCTTGTTGGGCCTGGTGCTGTCTTATGTCGGCGGTGCGTTTACCGGTGGCTCCAAGGGTGTGGTGGATATTCCGTTGTTGTCGGGCATCGGCTTGCTGGGCGGGGCGATGCTGCGCGACTTTGCCATTGTTGCCACCGCATTTGGCGTAAGCGTCGACGAGTTGAAACGGGCAGGGTATGTCGGCGTATTGGCGTTGTTCGTGGGGGTGGGCTCATCGTTCATCGCAGGCGTGGGCGTCGCCATGGCGTTCGGCTACACCGATGCGGTGAGCCTGACCACAATCGGCGCTGGTGCCGTGACTTACATCGTTGGCCCGGTGACCGGCGCGGCGATCGGCGCCAGCTCCGAGGTGATGGCGCTGTCGATTGCCGCCGGGTTGATCAAGGCCATTCTGGTGATGGTGATGACGCCCTTCGTGGCACCGCTGATCGGCCTTAATAACCCGCGCAGCGCGGTCATTTTCGGCGGGCTCATGGGTACGTCCAGCGGTGTGGCAGGTGGGCTGGCGGCGACCGATCCGAAGCTGGTGCCCTATGGTTGCCTGACGGCGGCGTTTTATACCGCGTTGGGGTGTTTGTTGGGGCCGTCTTTGCTGTTTTTGATCATGCGTGGGTTGGTGGGCTGA
- a CDS encoding D-amino acid dehydrogenase codes for MARQVCIIGGGVIGLASAYALVRAGHEVVVIDARDTLGTETSFANGGQLSYRYVAPLADAGVPLQAIGWLLRGDSPLKLRPRLDPQQWRWMAAFIGACRGSVNQRNAAHLLRLASLSQGILQQWRDDRLEGFDWRRNGKLVTFRNANNFERARSKVSAVQQQVLSAADCLRLEPTLAGADFVGGIYTPNEEVADCHAFCLRLAARLEASGRCRFVLGRKVTGIRHAEGAVQAIELGGEVMPVEHLVLAAGHRSAELGLPGLALPLYPLKGYSLSVPIGPRHQAPSVSITDYDRKIVYARIGEQLRVAAMVDIVGFDAGLEPKRLALIKRQALETFPMAGDYDRALEWAGMRPATPTGVPLIGASPYRNLWLNLGHGALGFTLACGSGQLLAELIGQRNPSIDMQGLTPRCA; via the coding sequence ATGGCCAGGCAGGTTTGTATCATCGGCGGTGGGGTTATCGGCCTGGCCAGTGCGTATGCGTTGGTGCGGGCCGGCCATGAGGTGGTGGTGATCGACGCACGCGATACGCTGGGCACCGAAACCAGTTTTGCCAATGGCGGGCAACTGTCGTATCGCTATGTCGCACCGCTGGCGGATGCCGGTGTACCGCTGCAGGCCATTGGCTGGCTGCTGCGCGGTGACTCGCCGTTGAAGCTGCGTCCACGGCTCGACCCGCAGCAGTGGCGTTGGATGGCGGCCTTTATCGGCGCCTGCCGTGGCTCGGTGAACCAGCGCAATGCGGCCCACTTGCTGCGCCTGGCCTCTCTGAGCCAAGGCATCTTGCAGCAATGGCGCGACGACCGCCTGGAGGGCTTCGACTGGCGGCGTAACGGCAAGCTGGTGACCTTCCGCAATGCCAACAACTTTGAGCGTGCGCGCAGCAAGGTCAGCGCTGTGCAGCAACAGGTGCTGTCAGCCGCCGACTGCTTGCGGCTGGAGCCGACGCTGGCGGGCGCTGATTTTGTCGGCGGCATCTATACCCCAAACGAGGAAGTCGCGGATTGCCATGCCTTCTGCCTGCGGTTGGCGGCGCGGCTTGAAGCGTCCGGGCGCTGCCGCTTTGTGCTGGGGCGCAAAGTCACCGGCATTCGCCATGCAGAAGGTGCGGTGCAGGCTATCGAACTGGGCGGCGAAGTGATGCCGGTCGAGCACCTGGTATTGGCGGCGGGTCATCGCAGTGCCGAGCTGGGGTTGCCCGGCCTGGCGCTGCCGCTTTACCCACTCAAGGGCTACAGCTTGAGCGTGCCGATTGGCCCGCGCCACCAGGCGCCGAGCGTAAGCATCACCGACTACGACCGCAAGATTGTCTACGCACGCATCGGCGAACAGCTGCGGGTCGCGGCCATGGTGGATATTGTCGGCTTCGACGCTGGCCTTGAGCCCAAGCGCCTGGCCTTGATCAAACGCCAGGCTTTGGAGACTTTTCCTATGGCCGGCGATTATGACCGTGCGCTGGAATGGGCCGGTATGCGGCCGGCCACGCCGACCGGCGTGCCGCTGATTGGCGCAAGCCCTTACCGCAACCTGTGGCTGAACCTGGGCCATGGCGCCTTGGGTTTTACCCTGGCCTGCGGCAGCGGCCAGTTGCTCGCCGAACTGATCGGCCAGCGCAATCCTTCCATTGATATGCAGGGCCTGACGCCCCGCTGCGCTTGA
- a CDS encoding LysR family transcriptional regulator, whose protein sequence is MRLRHIEIFQAIRQSGSVSAAAQLLHVSQPAVTKVLQHAELQLGFALFLRVRGKLQPTPEALALEREVEKVTESLQGVRRLAKSLRRAPGQSVRIGAIPALAMSLLPPAILEWKRDYPDITCELSSDHSRELVQKLLMREIDLALTLNFSGHPGLTTQVLANGMLVALASKGYWSEAEVSTPLPLAALAGAPLIGLSSADPLAAKLGSYLENVVPPPWVTISVQTYSLARAMVESGAGLTVIDPFTALGASTATTCIRTLTPPLPITLYALTRANEPPPHMIANLLEIFGNRASELLERLLPQGQST, encoded by the coding sequence ATGCGCTTACGTCATATCGAAATCTTCCAGGCCATCCGCCAGTCCGGCTCCGTCAGCGCCGCGGCGCAGTTGCTGCATGTGTCGCAACCGGCCGTGACCAAGGTGCTGCAGCATGCCGAATTGCAGCTGGGCTTTGCGCTGTTTTTGCGCGTGCGCGGCAAGCTGCAGCCCACCCCGGAAGCCTTGGCGCTGGAAAGGGAAGTCGAGAAGGTCACCGAGAGCCTGCAAGGTGTGCGGCGCCTGGCCAAGAGCTTGCGTCGCGCGCCTGGACAAAGTGTGCGCATCGGCGCGATCCCGGCGTTGGCCATGTCGCTGCTGCCACCGGCGATCCTGGAATGGAAGCGCGACTATCCGGACATCACCTGCGAGCTGTCCAGCGACCATAGCCGCGAACTGGTGCAGAAGCTGTTGATGCGCGAGATCGACCTGGCGTTGACACTGAATTTCTCCGGTCATCCGGGGTTGACCACGCAAGTGCTGGCCAATGGCATGTTGGTGGCGTTGGCGTCGAAAGGTTATTGGTCAGAAGCCGAAGTGAGCACGCCACTGCCATTGGCCGCGTTGGCGGGCGCACCGTTGATTGGGCTCTCCAGCGCGGATCCGCTGGCAGCCAAGCTCGGCAGCTACCTGGAAAACGTCGTCCCACCGCCTTGGGTAACGATCTCGGTGCAAACCTATTCCCTGGCTCGCGCGATGGTCGAGTCCGGCGCCGGCCTGACCGTCATCGACCCCTTCACCGCCCTCGGCGCATCGACAGCCACCACCTGCATCCGCACGCTCACACCACCGTTGCCGATCACCTTGTATGCCCTGACCCGTGCCAACGAGCCACCGCCGCACATGATCGCGAACCTGCTGGAGATTTTCGGCAACCGCGCCAGTGAATTACTGGAGCGCCTGCTGCCTCAGGGTCAGAGCACGTAA
- a CDS encoding transporter substrate-binding domain-containing protein, producing the protein MKTILLTGCALGLLLGAQAQANEPALDGTLSKIANAKSITLGYRDASVPFSYVGDNSGKPMGYSVDLASKIVERIQQKTGVANLNAKYTLVTSQTRIPLVQNGTVDLECGSTGVTAERQKQVAFSYGFIYVKGQLLTAKDSGIKGFADLKGKNVVTTAGTTNERFLKRYNAEHESTMFVISAKDHGEAFKMLETGRAAAFYMDDALLYGERAKARDPHNWVVVGEEQSREIYSCMVRKDDPQFLAVVNEALGDLYRSGEINGIYQRWFEQPIPPKGLNLEFPMTSELKAIIAKPVSDPVE; encoded by the coding sequence ATGAAAACGATCCTATTGACCGGCTGCGCGCTTGGGCTTTTGTTGGGTGCCCAGGCCCAGGCGAATGAACCGGCCCTGGATGGCACGTTGAGCAAGATCGCCAACGCCAAGTCCATCACCCTGGGCTATCGCGATGCGTCGGTGCCGTTTTCCTACGTGGGTGATAACAGTGGCAAACCCATGGGCTATTCAGTGGACCTGGCAAGCAAGATCGTCGAGCGTATCCAGCAGAAAACCGGGGTGGCCAACCTCAACGCCAAGTACACCCTGGTGACCTCACAGACCCGTATTCCGCTGGTGCAGAACGGCACCGTCGACCTGGAATGCGGCTCTACCGGGGTGACCGCCGAGCGGCAGAAGCAGGTGGCGTTTTCCTACGGGTTTATTTATGTGAAAGGCCAGTTGCTGACGGCCAAGGACAGCGGCATCAAGGGGTTCGCCGACCTCAAGGGCAAGAATGTGGTGACGACCGCCGGTACCACCAACGAACGTTTTTTGAAGCGCTATAACGCCGAACACGAGAGCACTATGTTTGTGATCAGCGCCAAGGACCATGGCGAGGCATTCAAGATGCTCGAGACCGGCCGTGCGGCAGCGTTCTACATGGATGATGCGCTGCTCTACGGCGAACGTGCCAAGGCCAGGGACCCGCACAACTGGGTGGTGGTGGGCGAGGAGCAGTCGCGGGAGATCTACAGCTGCATGGTGCGCAAGGACGACCCGCAGTTTCTCGCGGTGGTCAACGAGGCGCTCGGCGACCTGTACCGCAGTGGCGAAATCAACGGGATTTACCAGCGCTGGTTCGAACAGCCGATCCCGCCGAAGGGCTTGAACCTGGAATTTCCGATGACCAGCGAGTTGAAGGCGATTATTGCCAAGCCGGTGAGTGACCCAGTCGAGTGA
- a CDS encoding adenosylmethionine--8-amino-7-oxononanoate transaminase, with protein sequence MGLNDQWMQRDLAVLWHPCTQMKDHQQLPLVPIKRGEGVWLEDFEGKRYLDAVSSWWVNVFGHANPRINQRIKDQVDQLEHVILAGFSHQPVIELSERLVAMTPAGLTRCFYADNGSSCIEVALKMSFHYWLNRGLPNKKRFVTLTNSYHGETIAAMSVGDVPLFTETYKALLLDTIKVPSPDCYLRPEGMSWEEHSRTMFLVMEQTLADNHDSVAAVIVEPLIQGAGGMRMYHPVYLKLLREACDRYGVHLIHDEIAVGFGRTGTLFACEQAGIRPDFLCLSKALTGGYLPLAAVVTTDDVYDAFYDDYPTLRAFLHSHSYTGNPLACAAALATLDIFEEDNVIENNKALAQRMATATAHLVGHPHVAEVRQTGMVLAIEMVQDKATKTAYPWQERRGLKVFEHALERGALLRPLGSVVYFLPPYVITPEQIDFLAEVASEGIDIATNSKVSVAVPKDFHPGFRDPG encoded by the coding sequence ATGGGCTTGAACGACCAGTGGATGCAACGCGACCTTGCGGTGCTGTGGCATCCCTGCACCCAGATGAAAGACCACCAGCAACTGCCGTTGGTCCCGATCAAGCGCGGTGAAGGCGTATGGCTGGAGGACTTTGAAGGCAAGCGCTACCTCGACGCCGTCAGTTCCTGGTGGGTCAATGTGTTCGGCCACGCCAACCCGCGTATCAACCAGCGCATCAAGGACCAGGTCGACCAACTGGAACATGTGATCCTCGCCGGCTTCAGCCACCAGCCGGTGATCGAGCTGTCGGAGCGCCTGGTGGCCATGACGCCCGCGGGCCTGACCCGCTGCTTCTATGCCGACAATGGTTCGTCGTGCATTGAAGTCGCGCTGAAGATGAGCTTCCACTATTGGCTCAACCGCGGCCTGCCGAACAAAAAGCGCTTCGTCACCCTGACCAACAGCTACCACGGCGAAACCATCGCCGCGATGTCGGTGGGCGATGTGCCGCTGTTTACCGAGACCTACAAGGCGCTGCTGCTCGACACCATCAAGGTGCCCAGCCCGGACTGCTACCTGCGCCCCGAGGGCATGAGCTGGGAAGAACACTCGCGCACGATGTTCCTGGTCATGGAGCAGACCCTGGCGGACAACCACGACAGCGTCGCCGCGGTGATCGTCGAGCCGCTGATCCAGGGCGCCGGCGGCATGCGCATGTACCACCCGGTGTACCTCAAGCTGCTACGCGAGGCCTGCGACCGCTATGGCGTGCACCTGATCCACGATGAAATCGCCGTGGGTTTCGGCCGCACCGGAACCCTGTTCGCCTGTGAACAGGCCGGCATCCGCCCGGACTTCCTGTGCTTGTCCAAGGCCCTTACCGGCGGTTACCTGCCGCTGGCGGCCGTGGTCACCACCGATGACGTGTACGACGCCTTCTACGACGACTATCCGACGCTGCGCGCCTTCCTGCACTCCCACAGCTACACCGGCAACCCGCTGGCGTGCGCGGCGGCCTTGGCGACCCTGGATATCTTCGAAGAAGACAACGTCATCGAAAACAACAAGGCCCTGGCCCAGCGCATGGCCACGGCCACCGCGCACCTGGTGGGCCACCCTCACGTCGCGGAAGTACGCCAGACCGGCATGGTGCTGGCCATCGAGATGGTCCAGGACAAAGCCACCAAGACCGCGTACCCGTGGCAGGAACGGCGCGGCCTGAAGGTGTTCGAACATGCCCTGGAACGCGGCGCGCTGTTGCGCCCGTTGGGCAGCGTGGTGTATTTCCTGCCGCCGTATGTGATTACCCCGGAGCAGATCGACTTTCTTGCCGAAGTCGCCAGCGAGGGGATCGATATCGCCACCAACAGCAAGGTCAGCGTGGCGGTGCCGAAGGACTTTCACCCAGGTTTTCGCGATCCGGGCTGA
- a CDS encoding cytochrome b: MQLRNSPARYGWVSIVLHWGVALVVFGLFALGLWMVGLDYYSAWRKEAPDLHKSIGITLFAVMLVRIVWRLLSPPPAPLASYSRMTRAGAAFGHVFLYFGLFAVMIAGYLISTADGVGIPVFGLFEIPALVSGLPDQADTAGVVHLYLAWVLVVFAGLHGVAALKHHFIDRDVTLTRMLGRKA; this comes from the coding sequence ATGCAATTACGCAATTCACCGGCCCGCTATGGTTGGGTCAGTATTGTCTTGCACTGGGGCGTGGCCCTGGTGGTGTTTGGCTTGTTCGCCCTGGGCTTGTGGATGGTCGGTCTCGACTACTACAGCGCCTGGCGCAAAGAGGCGCCGGACCTGCACAAGAGCATTGGCATTACGCTGTTCGCCGTCATGCTCGTGCGTATCGTCTGGCGCCTGCTCAGCCCGCCGCCTGCGCCGCTGGCCAGCTACAGCCGCATGACCCGCGCAGGCGCTGCCTTTGGCCATGTGTTCCTGTATTTCGGGTTGTTTGCCGTGATGATCGCCGGTTACCTGATTTCCACCGCAGACGGTGTCGGTATCCCGGTGTTTGGCCTGTTTGAAATTCCTGCCCTGGTGTCCGGGCTACCGGACCAGGCAGACACCGCCGGCGTGGTGCACCTGTACCTCGCCTGGGTGTTGGTGGTCTTCGCCGGCTTGCACGGCGTGGCTGCGTTGAAACACCACTTTATTGATCGTGATGTGACCCTGACGCGAATGCTGGGGCGCAAAGCCTGA
- a CDS encoding D-amino acid dehydrogenase gives MAKHVSIIGGGVVGLATAYALVRAGMDVTLVEGQASLGSASSFANGGQLSYRYVTPLADAGVPLQTLVGLLRGESPLKLRPRLDPSQWRWLAQFLGACRTSVNHANSEHLLRLALLSQETLQSWRHEDRLEGFDWKRNGRLLAFRSAESFEQARRTVRDPLQQQVMSADDCRRLEPSLNSGNFIGGIYNPTEEVADCHAFCQRLAEHLEASGKCRMLLGRKVLKVHEAFGTVVAIELQDEVLPVEHLILAAGHNSQSLLPAMRLPIYPLKGYSLSVPIEAQHAAPSINITDYDRKAVYARIGAQLRIAAMVDIVGYNSAPEPKRLSVIKRLARQTFPMAGNYDAAVEWAGMRPATPTGLPLVGPTAFRNLWLNLGHGALGFTLACGSGQLLAEMIEAQSTSIDTRAFLPKIA, from the coding sequence GTGGCAAAGCATGTAAGTATCATTGGTGGCGGTGTCGTTGGACTTGCAACCGCCTACGCGTTGGTGCGTGCAGGCATGGATGTCACGTTGGTCGAGGGGCAAGCCAGCCTGGGCAGTGCCAGCAGTTTCGCCAACGGCGGTCAGCTTTCCTACCGATATGTCACGCCGCTCGCTGATGCGGGCGTGCCACTGCAGACATTGGTCGGGCTGCTGCGGGGCGAGTCGCCGCTCAAGCTGAGACCGCGACTGGACCCCTCGCAGTGGCGCTGGCTGGCGCAGTTCCTCGGCGCCTGTCGCACCTCGGTCAACCATGCGAACTCCGAACACCTTCTGCGCTTGGCGCTGCTGAGTCAGGAGACACTGCAAAGCTGGCGTCATGAGGACAGGCTGGAAGGGTTCGACTGGAAGCGCAACGGCAGGCTGCTGGCCTTTCGTTCTGCCGAGAGTTTTGAACAGGCTCGCCGCACAGTGCGCGACCCTTTGCAGCAACAGGTGATGTCGGCCGATGACTGTCGAAGGTTGGAGCCATCGCTGAATTCAGGCAATTTCATCGGAGGTATCTATAACCCTACCGAAGAGGTCGCCGATTGCCATGCGTTTTGCCAGCGCCTGGCGGAGCATCTCGAAGCTTCGGGAAAATGCCGGATGCTGCTTGGGCGCAAGGTCTTAAAGGTCCACGAGGCCTTTGGTACAGTGGTGGCTATTGAGCTTCAGGACGAAGTGCTGCCAGTCGAACATCTGATCCTGGCTGCGGGCCATAACAGTCAAAGCCTGTTGCCGGCCATGCGTCTGCCGATCTACCCGCTCAAGGGCTATAGCCTGAGCGTACCGATCGAAGCGCAGCACGCCGCACCGAGCATCAATATTACCGACTATGACCGCAAAGCCGTGTATGCCCGCATTGGCGCACAACTGCGGATCGCCGCGATGGTCGACATTGTGGGTTACAACAGCGCACCGGAGCCCAAACGTCTGTCGGTAATAAAACGCTTGGCCCGACAGACTTTTCCTATGGCAGGCAACTATGACGCTGCCGTTGAATGGGCCGGCATGCGCCCGGCAACGCCCACCGGGTTGCCGCTGGTGGGGCCTACGGCCTTTCGCAATCTCTGGCTTAACCTCGGCCATGGCGCACTGGGCTTTACCCTGGCGTGTGGCAGTGGGCAATTGCTGGCCGAAATGATCGAAGCACAATCCACGTCCATCGACACTCGGGCGTTTTTGCCCAAAATTGCCTGA
- the trhA gene encoding PAQR family membrane homeostasis protein TrhA translates to MYHGERFNAWSHLLGAVAACIGVVWMLVVASLDGSPWKIVSVAIYGVTLMALYSASTVYHSVQGRRKEIMQKVDHFSIYLLIAGSYTPFCLVTLRGPWGWTLFGIVWGLAVIGILQEIKPRSEARILSIVIYAVMGWIVLVAVKPLLAALGTAGFTWLAAGGVLYTVGIIFFALEDRLRHSHGIWHLFVIGGSVLHFVAIMHYVL, encoded by the coding sequence ATGTACCACGGGGAACGATTCAACGCCTGGAGCCATTTGCTCGGTGCTGTCGCGGCGTGTATTGGCGTCGTGTGGATGTTGGTGGTGGCGAGCCTGGACGGCAGCCCCTGGAAGATTGTCAGCGTGGCGATTTATGGCGTTACGTTGATGGCGCTGTACAGCGCGTCGACCGTTTACCACAGCGTGCAGGGCCGGCGTAAAGAGATCATGCAAAAGGTCGATCATTTTTCGATCTACCTGCTGATCGCCGGCAGCTACACGCCGTTCTGCCTGGTGACGCTGCGCGGGCCATGGGGCTGGACGCTGTTCGGCATTGTGTGGGGGCTGGCGGTGATCGGTATCCTTCAAGAGATCAAGCCGCGCTCCGAGGCGCGCATCCTGTCGATTGTGATCTACGCGGTGATGGGCTGGATCGTGCTGGTAGCGGTCAAGCCGCTGCTCGCCGCGCTGGGCACGGCGGGGTTTACCTGGCTGGCGGCGGGTGGGGTGTTGTACACCGTCGGCATCATCTTCTTTGCCCTGGAGGATCGCTTGCGCCATTCCCATGGCATCTGGCACTTGTTCGTGATCGGAGGCAGCGTGCTGCATTTCGTGGCGATCATGCATTACGTGCTCTGA
- a CDS encoding RidA family protein, whose amino-acid sequence MTITRISSNERLSGAVIFKDLVFLSGQVPGDGQDVATQTREVLARIDALLVEAGSDKDHLLNATIYLKDIGSGFAPMNEVWSAWLTPGMAPTRTTLQAELARPSVLVEISVIAVRK is encoded by the coding sequence ATGACTATTACCCGAATCAGCAGCAACGAACGTCTCAGTGGGGCCGTGATCTTCAAGGACCTGGTGTTCCTGTCTGGCCAGGTGCCGGGCGACGGCCAGGATGTGGCGACCCAGACCCGCGAAGTGCTGGCCAGGATCGACGCGCTGTTGGTCGAGGCGGGCAGCGACAAGGATCACCTGCTCAATGCGACCATTTACTTGAAGGACATCGGCAGCGGTTTCGCGCCGATGAACGAGGTGTGGTCCGCGTGGCTGACACCGGGGATGGCGCCAACGCGCACCACCCTGCAAGCCGAGCTGGCACGGCCCAGTGTACTGGTGGAAATCAGCGTGATTGCCGTACGCAAATAA
- a CDS encoding 16S rRNA (uracil(1498)-N(3))-methyltransferase, whose product MRLSRFFTDTPLSLGDHELPEAQAHYISRVLRMTEGDAVQLFDGSGQEFRGTLLEVGKKRVSVQLTESLKGQAESPLHIHLGQGLSRGERMDWAIQKATELGVNAITPIFSERCEVRLKDERADKRLQHWRQVAISACEQCGRSTVPVIHPPLLLADWLKQTEADLKLVLHPVAEPMVSHAKPASLAFLIGPEGGLTDGEVETAQGAGFHAARLGPRVLRTETAPVVALAVAQQLWGDF is encoded by the coding sequence ATGAGACTGTCCCGCTTTTTCACCGACACCCCCCTGAGCCTCGGCGATCACGAGTTGCCCGAAGCCCAGGCGCATTACATCAGCCGCGTGCTGCGCATGACCGAAGGCGACGCCGTGCAGTTGTTCGACGGCTCCGGCCAGGAGTTTCGCGGCACCTTGCTGGAGGTCGGTAAAAAACGCGTCAGCGTGCAACTCACGGAAAGCCTCAAAGGCCAGGCCGAATCGCCGCTGCACATTCACCTGGGCCAGGGCCTGTCCCGGGGCGAGCGTATGGACTGGGCGATCCAGAAAGCCACGGAGCTGGGCGTCAACGCGATCACGCCGATTTTCAGCGAACGCTGCGAAGTGCGCCTCAAGGACGAACGCGCCGACAAACGCCTGCAGCACTGGCGCCAAGTGGCGATCAGTGCGTGCGAGCAATGCGGGCGTTCGACAGTGCCGGTGATTCACCCGCCGCTGTTGCTGGCGGACTGGTTGAAGCAGACCGAGGCGGATTTGAAGCTGGTGCTGCACCCCGTGGCCGAGCCGATGGTCAGCCACGCCAAGCCTGCGAGCCTGGCGTTCCTGATCGGGCCTGAAGGCGGGCTGACGGATGGAGAAGTCGAAACCGCGCAAGGCGCCGGCTTCCACGCCGCCCGTCTCGGCCCGCGCGTGTTGCGCACCGAAACCGCGCCCGTCGTCGCGCTGGCGGTCGCCCAACAGTTGTGGGGCGACTTCTAA
- a CDS encoding LysR family transcriptional regulator, whose protein sequence is MLIDEEFTLKKLEIFLAFMRTGNLARAAAELQTSNVSVHRAIHSLENALRCPLFKHEGRNLTPLESAYVLEERAQKLVADVVDSVRLTREAAGFSAERFKLGSLYSLTVKTVPQLIMGLKIRRSELNIDLILGSNFDLLYKLKNMEVDAILISLDEHANDPDCSQIALFSDDIFLATPADSPFDRNQDIDLAQVRDATFITLTQGFATHQDGNRVFKQAGFEPKVAMQVNDIFTLLSMVSSGVGYALLPGRIAAVYENRVKLIPLQPRYRLQQQIGVVFLKAKERDPNLLALLAECRMYANRQVAT, encoded by the coding sequence ATGCTGATCGACGAAGAATTCACCCTCAAGAAACTGGAAATCTTCCTGGCGTTCATGCGCACCGGCAACCTGGCGCGCGCCGCCGCCGAGCTGCAGACCAGCAACGTCAGCGTGCACCGCGCCATTCATTCGCTGGAAAACGCGCTGCGCTGCCCGCTGTTCAAGCACGAAGGGCGCAACCTCACGCCGCTGGAAAGCGCCTATGTATTGGAAGAGCGCGCGCAGAAACTGGTGGCCGATGTGGTCGACAGCGTACGCCTCACCCGCGAAGCCGCCGGCTTCTCCGCCGAGCGTTTCAAGCTCGGTTCGCTGTATTCGCTGACGGTCAAGACCGTGCCGCAGTTGATCATGGGGCTGAAGATCCGCCGCAGCGAACTCAACATCGACCTGATCCTGGGCTCCAACTTCGACCTGCTCTACAAGCTCAAGAACATGGAGGTGGATGCGATTCTCATCTCCCTGGATGAGCACGCCAACGACCCCGACTGCTCGCAGATCGCACTGTTCAGCGACGACATTTTCCTTGCCACGCCGGCCGACTCGCCCTTCGACCGCAATCAGGACATCGACCTGGCGCAGGTGCGCGACGCAACCTTCATCACCCTCACCCAAGGTTTCGCCACGCATCAGGATGGCAACCGGGTGTTCAAGCAGGCGGGCTTTGAGCCCAAGGTGGCGATGCAGGTGAACGACATCTTCACGCTGCTGAGCATGGTCAGTTCAGGCGTGGGTTATGCGCTGCTGCCGGGGCGGATTGCGGCGGTGTATGAGAACCGCGTGAAGCTGATACCGCTGCAACCCAGGTATCGGTTGCAGCAGCAGATTGGCGTGGTGTTCTTGAAGGCCAAGGAGCGCGACCCGAATTTGCTGGCGTTGCTGGCGGAGTGCCGGATGTATGCCAATCGCCAGGTGGCAACCTGA
- a CDS encoding YceI family protein, with product MLKKTLAALAIGTALLSAGQVMAADYKIDKEGQHAFIDWKISHLGYSYIHGTFKDWDGTFSWDSAKPEASKIAVDVKTASLWSNHAERDKHIASKDFIDVAKFADAKFVSTAVKSTGAKTADVTGDLTFHGVTKPVTFKATFNGEGKDPWGGERAGFNAKTTIDLNDFGVKGPGPTSQTVDLDISLEGVKQK from the coding sequence ATGTTGAAAAAGACCCTCGCTGCTCTGGCAATCGGTACCGCGCTGCTGTCGGCAGGCCAGGTAATGGCCGCCGACTACAAGATCGACAAAGAAGGCCAGCATGCCTTCATCGACTGGAAAATCAGCCACCTGGGCTACAGCTACATTCACGGTACCTTCAAGGATTGGGACGGCACCTTCAGCTGGGATTCGGCCAAGCCGGAAGCCAGCAAAATCGCAGTCGACGTGAAAACCGCCAGCCTGTGGTCGAACCACGCTGAACGTGACAAGCACATCGCCAGCAAAGATTTCATCGACGTGGCCAAGTTTGCCGATGCGAAGTTCGTGTCCACCGCGGTTAAATCCACTGGCGCCAAAACCGCTGATGTCACCGGCGACCTGACGTTCCACGGTGTGACCAAGCCTGTGACCTTCAAGGCCACCTTCAACGGTGAAGGCAAGGACCCATGGGGCGGCGAACGTGCTGGCTTCAACGCCAAGACCACCATCGACCTGAACGACTTCGGCGTGAAAGGCCCAGGCCCGACGTCGCAGACGGTTGATCTGGACATCTCGCTGGAAGGCGTGAAGCAGAAGTAA